In one Neobacillus sp. WH10 genomic region, the following are encoded:
- a CDS encoding recombinase family protein: MRKIGYIRVSSTSQNPSRQFQQLNEIGMDIIFEEKVSGATKDREQLQKMLEDIQEGDIIYVTDLTRITRSTQDLFELIDNIRSKKANLKSLKDTWLDLSEDNPYSQFLITVMAGVNQLERDLIRMRQREGIELAKKEGKFKGRLKKYHKNHVGMNYAVKLYKEGDMTVNQICEITNVSRASLYRKLSERNS; encoded by the coding sequence TTGCGAAAAATCGGTTATATACGTGTCAGTTCAACTAGCCAGAATCCTTCAAGGCAATTTCAGCAACTGAACGAAATCGGAATGGATATTATTTTTGAAGAAAAAGTTTCCGGAGCAACAAAAGATCGTGAGCAACTTCAAAAAATGTTAGAGGATATACAAGAAGGTGACATCATTTATGTTACGGACTTAACTCGGATTACTCGTAGTACACAAGATTTATTTGAATTAATCGATAACATACGGAGTAAAAAGGCAAATTTAAAATCCTTAAAAGATACATGGCTAGATTTATCAGAAGATAATCCCTACAGCCAATTCTTAATTACGGTTATGGCGGGTGTAAACCAATTAGAACGTGATCTTATCCGTATGCGGCAGCGTGAAGGGATTGAACTGGCTAAAAAAGAAGGAAAGTTTAAAGGTCGGTTAAAGAAGTACCATAAAAATCATGTAGGAATGAATTATGCAGTAAAGCTTTATAAAGAGGGAGATATGACTGTAAATCAAATTTGTGAAATTACAAATGTGTCTAGGGCCTCATTATATAGAAAGCTATCGGAAAGGAACAGTTGA
- a CDS encoding YafY family protein, protein MPKIDNMLAILWMLRSGEKITAKQISEKLEMNIRTVYRYIDTISTSGVPIISEPGHNGGYTLLNNFIKAPLFFDFEEQTSLYHAAVFAEEAGYYGGEALNRAISKLSKYSNQEQETKINQHLTSLEVISRLSSLSMEPFLKELEQAVADGYSLKILYHKSGEDQSKYRLVDPYRIIYWNNKWYVIGFCHLRNDIRSFRVDRIESLMLTENKFNRPENFSARDFFMKNLLSTIEDKEGIISLVINGNTRTLGDICQHWFLGHYLQERTSNQAVFLLEKDMIHTYVPYLLLPYGKSIKVIEPISLKKRLIEVLSELIKFHQV, encoded by the coding sequence ATGCCTAAAATTGACAATATGTTAGCAATTCTATGGATGCTTCGTTCAGGTGAAAAAATTACTGCAAAACAAATTTCAGAAAAGTTAGAGATGAATATAAGGACTGTGTATCGTTATATTGATACAATTTCAACAAGTGGCGTACCTATAATTTCAGAACCAGGACATAACGGTGGATACACTTTATTGAACAATTTTATTAAGGCTCCTCTTTTTTTTGATTTTGAGGAGCAAACTTCACTTTATCATGCTGCTGTTTTTGCAGAAGAAGCTGGATATTATGGTGGTGAAGCACTAAATAGGGCTATTTCAAAGCTAAGCAAATATTCAAATCAAGAGCAGGAAACAAAGATAAACCAACATTTGACCAGTCTTGAAGTAATAAGTAGATTAAGTTCCCTCTCTATGGAACCTTTCTTGAAGGAGTTGGAGCAGGCCGTAGCTGACGGATACTCTTTAAAAATTCTTTACCATAAAAGTGGCGAAGATCAATCAAAGTATAGATTGGTTGATCCGTACAGAATTATTTATTGGAATAATAAGTGGTATGTGATTGGATTTTGTCATCTTAGGAATGATATCCGTAGTTTTAGAGTAGATCGAATTGAAAGTCTAATGCTAACCGAAAATAAGTTTAACCGGCCAGAAAATTTTTCAGCACGTGACTTTTTTATGAAAAACCTCCTTTCAACTATAGAAGATAAGGAAGGGATTATTTCTTTAGTTATTAATGGAAATACAAGGACGTTGGGTGATATTTGCCAACATTGGTTTTTAGGACATTATTTACAAGAACGGACTTCAAATCAAGCAGTTTTTCTTCTTGAAAAAGATATGATACATACATATGTACCTTATTTACTTTTACCGTACGGTAAATCTATTAAAGTTATTGAGCCAATAAGTCTTAAGAAAAGACTTATTGAAGTTCTGTCGGAATTAATAAAATTTCATCAAGTATGA
- a CDS encoding type 1 glutamine amidotransferase family protein, with amino-acid sequence MQTKKVYLYVFNTMSDWEYGYLIAELNSGRYFKKDLAPLKVVTVGANKEIITTMGGLSIKPDISPDECTLESKDLLILPGGTTWREDIHQPILKKIGEALKLGTIVAAICGATEALANMGYLDSRKHTSNDLEYIKMVCPNYKGEKFYEMRPAVSGENLITASGVAPLEFTTEVLKKLDVFAPDTLHSWYNLNKTHKPEYFFQLMNSINS; translated from the coding sequence ATGCAAACAAAAAAAGTTTATCTTTATGTTTTTAATACAATGTCAGACTGGGAATATGGATATTTAATTGCTGAACTAAACTCAGGAAGATATTTCAAAAAAGATTTAGCACCTTTAAAAGTAGTTACAGTAGGAGCCAATAAAGAAATTATTACTACGATGGGAGGACTGAGCATAAAACCAGATATTTCCCCTGATGAATGTACACTTGAAAGTAAGGATCTTTTAATTTTACCTGGAGGTACTACTTGGAGAGAAGATATTCATCAACCTATCTTAAAAAAAATTGGCGAAGCTTTAAAGCTTGGTACTATTGTTGCTGCAATTTGTGGTGCAACTGAGGCCCTTGCGAATATGGGATACTTAGATTCTAGAAAACACACAAGCAATGACTTAGAGTATATTAAAATGGTCTGTCCTAATTATAAAGGAGAAAAATTTTATGAGATGAGACCTGCGGTATCTGGTGAGAATTTGATTACTGCATCAGGAGTAGCACCTCTAGAATTTACGACGGAAGTACTGAAAAAATTAGATGTATTTGCACCCGACACATTACATTCATGGTATAACCTAAATAAGACTCATAAACCTGAATACTTCTTCCAGTTAATGAATTCAATAAATAGCTGA
- the ileS gene encoding isoleucine--tRNA ligase, with product MKVNERKEPVVQREENIRHFWTENNTFKQSVLLRKGKTPFVFYEGPPTANGLPHVGHAFGRTIKDVVARYKTMQGFHVERKAGWDTHGLPVELGVEKQLGISGKQEIERFGIGPFINKCKESVFTYEKKWRSFTEELGYWVDMDSPYMTLSNEYIESVWNILSKVHKDGLLYKGHRVSPYCPSCQTSLSSHEVAQGYKDVKDLSATVKFKRLDADEEYFLGWTTTPWTLPANVALAINPTLTYVRAQKDNVVYIVAKSLVEKVLGDQVMVLSEHSGSEFAGIQYAAPFHYVAVEKGHHVVLADYVTEASGTGIVHIAPAYGEDDYKTVKQHDLSFINVVDQQGRYTADVIELAGRFVKDCDVEIIKMLSEQGTLFHKEKYEHSYPHCWRCDSPLLYYATDSWFIRMSALKEQMLANNDTVTWYPDHIKEGRFGNFLENLVDWNISRNRYWGTPLNVWICTDCHHEVSPGSIKELQTLAATPGSNEIELHKPYIDDVQCSCPKCKGIMQRTPEVIDVWFDSGSMPFAQYHYPFGDKETFASQFPADVVIEGIDQTRGFFYSLLAVSTLFTGKSPYKNVLSLGHVLDEHGHKMSKSKGNALDPDELIKEYGADALRWAFLIDSSPWNPKRFSKKIVQDAKSKLVDTLDNTYKFYAMYAKIDGFVYDPKQTGTKTLLDEWILSRLNSTVKLVVDYMDRYQFTQATREIAALVDELSNWYVRRSRNRFWASGLSDDKRGAYSTLFETLSTISRLLAPFVPYVAEDIHLKLHQYSVHLQDYPKANDSMIHPDLEEDMQTILKIVELGRSIRNSSGMKVKQPLQQMIVWRNDGKRLLQAYTNIMKEELNVKNVVFTRDLSQYEATVFKLNFKTAGAAFGKLANTVKEYVDQMPESEKKLLLEGGQLEIAVNGQMVSLLKEHINVEYIVSSGFEMAGDQQLKVLLDLKLTPVLVEEGQVRELIRAVQDTRKKLDLPVEMYISLDFSTTERSKEIIQRFEELIKENVLVHQLSFNTQNDGEQFFEVKFGDEIVKVSLRY from the coding sequence ATGAAAGTGAATGAAAGGAAGGAACCGGTTGTACAGCGTGAGGAGAATATCCGTCATTTTTGGACAGAAAATAATACATTTAAACAGTCTGTTCTATTAAGAAAAGGTAAGACACCTTTTGTTTTTTACGAAGGACCGCCAACTGCAAATGGTCTTCCCCATGTAGGTCATGCCTTTGGGCGAACAATCAAAGATGTGGTCGCGCGTTACAAAACCATGCAGGGATTTCATGTAGAAAGAAAGGCCGGCTGGGATACACATGGTCTGCCGGTCGAGCTAGGTGTTGAAAAACAGCTTGGGATATCTGGAAAACAAGAGATAGAACGGTTTGGTATCGGGCCTTTTATCAATAAATGTAAGGAGAGTGTGTTTACCTATGAGAAGAAGTGGCGCTCCTTTACAGAAGAGTTAGGTTATTGGGTAGATATGGACAGTCCATATATGACATTAAGCAATGAGTATATCGAAAGTGTATGGAACATATTAAGTAAAGTTCATAAAGATGGTCTGTTGTATAAAGGGCACCGTGTATCGCCATACTGCCCGAGCTGCCAAACTTCTTTAAGTTCGCATGAGGTTGCACAAGGCTATAAGGATGTAAAAGATCTATCGGCTACCGTAAAATTTAAACGGCTTGATGCGGACGAAGAATATTTCTTAGGGTGGACCACTACACCTTGGACATTGCCTGCAAACGTTGCACTCGCAATTAATCCAACTTTGACTTATGTCCGTGCCCAAAAAGACAATGTAGTGTATATTGTTGCAAAATCATTAGTAGAAAAAGTCCTTGGTGACCAGGTCATGGTGCTAAGTGAACATAGCGGCAGCGAATTTGCAGGAATACAGTATGCCGCACCATTCCATTATGTGGCTGTCGAGAAAGGACATCATGTTGTTTTGGCAGACTACGTCACTGAAGCGAGTGGAACAGGGATTGTTCATATTGCCCCAGCCTACGGTGAGGATGATTATAAAACAGTAAAGCAACATGATTTATCGTTTATCAATGTTGTTGATCAACAAGGACGGTATACAGCAGACGTTATCGAGCTTGCGGGGAGATTTGTCAAGGACTGTGACGTTGAAATTATTAAAATGCTTTCTGAACAAGGAACGCTTTTTCATAAAGAAAAATATGAGCACAGCTACCCGCATTGCTGGAGATGTGACTCGCCATTACTTTATTATGCAACGGATAGCTGGTTTATCAGGATGTCAGCCTTAAAGGAGCAGATGCTGGCGAACAATGACACCGTTACTTGGTATCCAGACCATATTAAAGAGGGACGGTTTGGGAATTTTCTTGAAAACCTCGTTGATTGGAATATAAGCAGAAATCGCTACTGGGGAACGCCTTTAAATGTTTGGATATGTACTGATTGTCATCATGAAGTGTCTCCTGGCAGTATCAAGGAACTGCAAACCCTAGCAGCAACGCCGGGATCAAATGAGATCGAGCTGCATAAGCCCTATATTGATGACGTACAGTGCAGCTGTCCGAAATGTAAAGGGATCATGCAACGAACACCCGAAGTCATTGATGTGTGGTTCGATAGTGGCTCGATGCCATTTGCACAGTACCACTATCCATTTGGAGATAAAGAAACATTCGCATCACAATTCCCTGCTGATGTCGTTATTGAAGGGATTGACCAAACAAGAGGCTTTTTCTACAGTCTGCTTGCTGTTTCCACCCTATTTACCGGTAAATCACCATACAAAAACGTTTTATCACTTGGACACGTACTTGATGAGCATGGTCACAAAATGTCTAAAAGCAAAGGCAATGCGTTAGATCCCGATGAACTCATAAAGGAATACGGTGCGGATGCGTTGCGCTGGGCCTTCTTAATCGATAGCTCGCCATGGAATCCAAAACGCTTTTCGAAAAAGATTGTCCAGGATGCAAAATCAAAATTGGTGGATACGCTTGATAATACGTATAAGTTCTATGCCATGTACGCGAAAATAGATGGTTTTGTCTATGATCCAAAACAGACTGGTACGAAAACACTCTTGGATGAATGGATCCTCTCACGACTAAATAGCACAGTCAAGCTGGTTGTAGACTATATGGACCGTTATCAATTTACGCAAGCAACACGTGAGATTGCAGCATTAGTCGATGAATTGAGCAATTGGTATGTCCGACGCTCAAGAAATCGATTTTGGGCATCCGGACTTTCAGATGATAAAAGAGGCGCTTATTCAACATTATTTGAAACACTTTCGACAATCAGCCGCTTGCTGGCTCCATTTGTTCCATATGTGGCAGAAGATATCCATTTGAAGTTGCATCAATATAGTGTTCATTTACAAGACTATCCTAAAGCTAACGACTCCATGATTCATCCTGATTTAGAGGAAGACATGCAAACAATCCTAAAAATAGTGGAGCTTGGCCGCAGTATTCGCAATTCTTCAGGCATGAAGGTGAAGCAGCCTTTGCAGCAAATGATTGTATGGCGTAATGATGGGAAACGGCTTTTACAGGCTTATACAAACATCATGAAAGAAGAGCTGAATGTTAAAAATGTTGTTTTTACAAGGGATTTATCACAATACGAAGCGACTGTCTTCAAATTAAATTTTAAAACGGCAGGTGCGGCGTTTGGCAAGCTGGCAAATACTGTGAAAGAATATGTTGATCAAATGCCAGAAAGTGAGAAAAAGTTATTATTAGAAGGTGGTCAACTTGAAATCGCTGTAAATGGACAAATGGTATCATTATTGAAGGAGCATATAAATGTCGAATATATCGTTTCATCTGGCTTCGAGATGGCGGGAGATCAACAATTAAAAGTACTATTAGATTTAAAACTCACACCTGTATTAGTGGAGGAAGGTCAAGTTAGAGAATTAATCAGGGCGGTTCAAGATACTCGAAAAAAATTAGATTTGCCTGTCGAGATGTATATATCGCTCGATTTTTCAACAACGGAAAGGAGTAAAGAAATCATTCAACGCTTTGAGGAACTGATCAAGGAGAATGTGCTTGTTCACCAGCTTAGCTTTAACACGCAAAACGATGGCGAACAGTTTTTTGAAGTAAAATTTGGAGATGAGATAGTAAAAGTCTCATTGAGGTATTAA
- a CDS encoding NTP transferase domain-containing protein: MSRPNQAVILAAGERKPFDIPIGFLEIEESTIIERIITILNANGIDDITIITGYKKEYYEELAKKRNLHLIYCEKYKWTGTMHSLALASEHMKDDFLLIESDLVFEERAITYLLNHPNRNAMLLTNESGSGDEVLVEIRDHYICQISKDIHQLNKIDGEFIGLSKISIETYRHMIENFKHNKNPYFNYEYSLLNLVHRHNIGFEKIDDLIWSEIDTIDHYNNLRYLIYPKLKRKELEVREKYVQELLAEVLEVESDSIKNIEKLGGLTNNNYKVSISTNELVARVPGTGTEKTINRQNEKVNSSIALQLGLDSRTIYFNEMTGLKITEFITDAETLNPTTAKREGNMELIANVLKTLHTSGQKFMVDFDPFDGTEYYEKVLLEANGKLFRDYLDIKQKFMPLQEELNDLGLNTVPCHLDCLPENFIKSGENTLYLIDWEYSGNYDILFDVAAVSLECSYSKDEEDLFFKKYFGNNPSIEDRKKIEIHKIMQDMYWSMWSAAKVAMGDPFLEDYSLDRYNRGKENLANYLNV; the protein is encoded by the coding sequence GTGAGTCGACCTAATCAAGCGGTTATTTTAGCAGCAGGGGAAAGAAAGCCCTTTGATATACCTATTGGATTTCTTGAGATTGAAGAAAGTACGATTATCGAACGGATCATTACGATTCTAAATGCAAATGGTATTGATGATATCACCATTATTACCGGCTATAAAAAGGAATATTATGAAGAACTCGCCAAAAAGAGAAATTTACATTTAATATATTGTGAGAAATACAAATGGACAGGAACCATGCATTCTTTGGCCTTAGCGTCTGAGCATATGAAGGATGATTTTCTCCTTATTGAAAGCGATCTCGTGTTTGAGGAACGGGCCATAACATATCTCCTTAATCATCCTAACCGAAACGCCATGCTCCTAACCAATGAATCTGGTTCAGGTGACGAGGTTTTAGTAGAAATCAGGGATCATTACATTTGCCAAATTTCAAAAGATATCCATCAACTGAATAAAATTGATGGAGAATTTATTGGCCTGTCTAAAATTTCAATTGAAACCTACCGTCATATGATAGAAAATTTCAAGCACAATAAAAATCCTTATTTTAATTACGAATATTCACTACTGAATTTAGTTCATAGACATAATATCGGTTTTGAAAAAATTGATGATTTAATTTGGAGCGAAATCGATACTATTGATCACTACAATAATCTTAGATATTTAATCTATCCAAAATTAAAGAGAAAAGAACTAGAAGTAAGGGAAAAATATGTCCAAGAATTACTTGCTGAAGTTTTAGAAGTGGAATCGGATTCTATTAAAAATATTGAAAAACTTGGTGGGCTAACGAATAACAACTATAAAGTTAGCATTTCTACGAACGAGTTGGTCGCTAGAGTACCTGGAACGGGAACAGAAAAGACCATCAATCGGCAAAATGAAAAAGTAAATTCATCGATTGCCCTTCAACTAGGTCTCGATAGTCGAACCATTTATTTTAATGAGATGACGGGTTTAAAAATTACAGAGTTTATCACTGATGCAGAAACACTTAATCCAACGACTGCAAAAAGAGAAGGGAATATGGAGCTCATTGCAAATGTTTTAAAAACGCTTCATACCAGTGGTCAAAAGTTTATGGTCGATTTTGATCCATTTGATGGAACGGAATACTATGAAAAAGTATTACTTGAAGCAAACGGGAAATTATTCCGTGATTATCTTGATATAAAACAGAAGTTTATGCCGTTACAAGAAGAATTAAATGACCTTGGGCTCAATACCGTACCATGTCACCTTGACTGTCTTCCAGAAAATTTTATTAAGAGCGGTGAAAATACTCTTTATCTAATTGATTGGGAATATAGCGGAAATTACGACATTCTGTTTGACGTTGCAGCCGTTTCCCTTGAATGCAGCTATTCAAAAGACGAAGAAGATTTATTCTTCAAAAAGTATTTTGGAAACAACCCTTCCATAGAAGATAGGAAAAAAATTGAAATTCATAAAATTATGCAAGATATGTATTGGAGTATGTGGAGCGCTGCAAAGGTAGCGATGGGAGATCCGTTTCTAGAAGATTATTCACTCGATCGCTATAACAGAGGGAAAGAGAATTTAGCTAACTACCTTAACGTATGA
- the eutH gene encoding ethanolamine utilization protein EutH, whose translation MAIIGNIVIYIIMACAIVGAIAAIRNEEDGIGKEFMSGLYSIGPIFVPVAGIMASVPYLSLFIKHIFGPVFGAIGADPSIAATTFIAVDMGGYQLADVLAHSRDSWIMAMTVGYMAGATIVFSIPVGLAMLEKRDHKYMALGVMSGILSVPIGVFISSLIMKLTNTQVRDHVSTSAKSTYTFGPEFSTLLLNLTPLIIVVVLIALGLRFIPDKMIKGFMWFGKIMDIGIKLVLVFSIVEYFTGVFSKIFGAWGFSPIIADTEDQFRALEIAGYIGIMLSGAFPMVYMIRKYLAKPLEVIGRKMGLSTEGSAGLLAASANILAMFNLVKHMRPKDKVICISFAVTSAFLFGDHLAFTANFQPSMILPVMVGKLSGGILAIILAYWISVPKALELEKMDRANGIIKKDEYLPISKPQAMKKAN comes from the coding sequence ATGGCGATTATAGGTAATATTGTTATCTACATAATAATGGCTTGTGCAATAGTCGGGGCAATCGCAGCAATTCGTAATGAAGAAGATGGAATTGGAAAAGAGTTCATGTCAGGATTGTATTCCATTGGACCTATCTTTGTCCCAGTTGCAGGGATTATGGCTTCCGTCCCGTATTTATCCTTATTTATTAAACATATCTTTGGACCTGTATTTGGAGCAATTGGTGCTGACCCATCCATCGCCGCGACTACCTTTATTGCTGTAGATATGGGCGGCTATCAATTGGCCGACGTTCTAGCACATTCGCGAGATAGCTGGATTATGGCTATGACAGTTGGTTATATGGCTGGTGCAACAATTGTTTTCAGTATTCCAGTCGGTTTAGCCATGTTAGAAAAACGTGATCATAAATATATGGCCTTAGGTGTTATGTCCGGTATTTTAAGTGTTCCAATTGGCGTCTTTATCAGTAGTCTTATTATGAAATTAACAAATACCCAAGTTCGAGATCATGTTTCTACAAGTGCAAAATCAACCTATACGTTTGGACCAGAATTCTCGACATTACTGTTGAACTTAACGCCTCTTATTATCGTCGTGGTGTTGATTGCATTGGGTCTTCGCTTTATTCCAGACAAAATGATTAAAGGATTTATGTGGTTTGGCAAAATAATGGATATAGGGATTAAGCTTGTCCTGGTTTTCTCCATTGTTGAATATTTTACAGGAGTATTTAGTAAAATTTTCGGTGCATGGGGATTCAGCCCAATTATTGCTGATACAGAGGATCAGTTCCGTGCATTAGAAATCGCTGGTTATATTGGAATCATGCTATCAGGAGCTTTCCCTATGGTGTACATGATTCGAAAATATTTAGCAAAGCCACTAGAAGTTATTGGAAGGAAAATGGGTCTTAGCACGGAAGGAAGTGCAGGCTTACTAGCTGCATCTGCCAATATTTTGGCGATGTTTAATTTAGTGAAGCATATGAGGCCGAAAGATAAGGTTATATGCATTTCCTTCGCCGTTACATCTGCGTTTCTTTTTGGAGATCATCTTGCCTTTACTGCTAACTTTCAGCCTTCCATGATTCTTCCGGTTATGGTTGGAAAACTAAGTGGTGGTATTCTTGCCATTATCCTTGCCTATTGGATTTCAGTTCCAAAAGCTCTTGAATTAGAAAAAATGGATCGAGCAAATGGAATTATTAAAAAAGACGAATATCTTCCAATATCAAAACCGCAAGCCATGAAAAAAGCGAATTAA
- a CDS encoding sugar phosphate nucleotidyltransferase, with amino-acid sequence MKAIILAAGMGTRLRPLTNDTPKSLVKVAGEPMIERQIKFLKEKGIHEIIVVTGYLHEKFDYLKEAYGVTLVHNNKYNIYNNIYTVYLVRDYLQDAYVTEADVFMTHNFFKTDMEFSTYFAGFKQNFKQEWILKFDKDDRIHEIVIDDGSDYIIAGVSYWTQQDGLLIKKNLEDAIGNGHYEDLYWDNIVQANLSKMNVKISKINSDDWFEIDSLADLEHADNYLLSKTK; translated from the coding sequence ATGAAAGCAATTATCCTAGCTGCAGGCATGGGAACAAGACTACGACCTTTGACAAACGATACACCAAAATCATTAGTAAAAGTCGCTGGTGAACCAATGATTGAAAGGCAAATTAAGTTTTTAAAGGAAAAAGGGATTCATGAGATTATCGTCGTTACTGGATATCTTCATGAAAAGTTTGACTACCTAAAAGAAGCGTACGGTGTGACCTTAGTCCATAATAATAAATACAATATCTATAATAATATCTATACAGTGTACCTTGTTAGAGATTATTTACAGGATGCTTATGTGACAGAAGCAGATGTTTTTATGACCCATAATTTTTTCAAAACAGATATGGAGTTCTCTACCTACTTCGCAGGATTCAAACAGAATTTTAAACAAGAGTGGATCTTAAAATTTGATAAGGATGATAGAATTCATGAAATCGTTATTGACGATGGATCTGATTATATTATCGCCGGTGTGTCATACTGGACACAACAAGATGGATTATTGATTAAGAAAAATTTAGAGGATGCCATAGGCAATGGCCATTACGAAGATTTATATTGGGATAACATTGTTCAGGCTAATTTAAGTAAGATGAATGTCAAAATTTCAAAAATCAATTCCGATGACTGGTTTGAAATCGATTCTCTTGCAGATTTAGAGCATGCGGATAACTATCTATTAAGTAAAACGAAATAA
- a CDS encoding glutaminase, with product MGNTKKDATVQKEYQYINLVDDWVSHYRSFTYEGRNAAYIPALEKANPSHLGICIIGSDGTIIKSGDWDVMFTLQSISKVISFIAVCLHYGIPYVLEKVDLEPTGDPFNSIVRLEMHKPGKPFNPMINTGAITVSSLLPGATVHDKLEPICLLMEKMIGKRPTFNEEVFQSEWQTANRNKAIAYYLKENGFLEGDVELALEVYLKHCSIEVNTEDIALIGLVLAYDGFHPIRKEQVLPKELARIAKSLMLTCGIYNASGKFAAFIGLPAKSGVSGGIMASVPNRVRTEESPFMEGCGIGIYGPAVDDYGSSVAGLLLLKQIANSWDLSIF from the coding sequence ATGGGAAATACCAAAAAGGATGCTACAGTTCAAAAAGAGTACCAATATATAAATTTAGTAGATGATTGGGTCTCACATTATCGTTCTTTTACTTATGAAGGAAGAAATGCAGCGTACATTCCTGCTTTAGAAAAGGCAAACCCATCTCATTTAGGTATCTGCATAATAGGATCTGATGGGACGATAATAAAGTCTGGCGATTGGGATGTTATGTTTACTTTGCAGAGTATTTCCAAAGTGATTAGCTTTATCGCAGTGTGCTTGCACTATGGAATTCCTTATGTATTAGAAAAAGTAGACTTAGAACCAACTGGTGATCCCTTTAATTCCATTGTTCGTTTAGAAATGCATAAACCTGGAAAGCCTTTTAATCCCATGATTAATACTGGGGCCATTACAGTTTCTTCACTTCTTCCGGGAGCTACTGTGCATGATAAATTAGAACCGATCTGTTTATTAATGGAGAAAATGATCGGAAAACGTCCAACATTTAATGAGGAAGTATTCCAGTCAGAATGGCAAACGGCCAATCGAAATAAAGCGATTGCTTATTATTTGAAAGAGAATGGTTTTTTAGAAGGGGATGTTGAACTAGCATTAGAGGTTTATTTGAAGCATTGTTCAATCGAAGTAAATACCGAAGACATTGCATTAATCGGCTTAGTCCTTGCTTATGATGGGTTCCATCCAATCCGGAAAGAGCAAGTTCTTCCTAAAGAATTAGCTAGGATAGCTAAAAGTTTAATGTTAACCTGTGGAATTTATAATGCTTCAGGAAAATTTGCTGCCTTTATCGGCCTGCCAGCAAAGAGCGGAGTATCCGGTGGAATTATGGCAAGCGTCCCCAATCGTGTTAGAACCGAAGAATCTCCGTTTATGGAGGGATGCGGAATAGGTATTTATGGGCCGGCCGTTGACGACTATGGGAGCAGTGTAGCCGGTTTATTGTTACTAAAACAAATAGCCAATAGCTGGGATTTAAGCATTTTCTAG